The Pseudomonas extremaustralis genome contains a region encoding:
- a CDS encoding phosphatidate cytidylyltransferase → MLKQRIITALILLPIALCGFFLLEGSGFALFIGLVVTLGAWEWARLAGFGTQLPRVAYAAVVALLLFLMYILPDVAPWVLGAAVLWWALATFLVLTYPQTSSHWSSVACKLVIGLLILLPAWQGLVLIKHSPMGNWLIMAVMVLVWGADIGAYFSGRAFGKRKLAPAVSPGKSWEGVYGGLALTLAITLVVGVVRDWSIKDIILALLGTAVVVFISVVGDLTESMFKRQAGIKDSSNLLPGHGGVLDRIDSLTAAIPIFAVLLWMTAS, encoded by the coding sequence ATGCTTAAACAACGAATCATCACGGCACTGATCCTGTTACCGATCGCCCTGTGTGGGTTTTTCCTGCTCGAAGGTTCCGGCTTTGCGCTGTTCATCGGCCTGGTCGTGACCCTGGGGGCCTGGGAGTGGGCGCGTCTGGCGGGTTTCGGCACGCAGTTGCCGCGCGTGGCGTATGCCGCCGTCGTCGCACTGCTGCTGTTCCTGATGTACATCCTGCCGGATGTCGCACCCTGGGTATTGGGGGCGGCGGTGTTGTGGTGGGCGCTCGCGACTTTCCTGGTGCTGACCTATCCGCAGACCAGCAGTCATTGGTCCAGCGTAGCCTGCAAGCTGGTGATCGGTCTGTTGATCCTGCTGCCCGCCTGGCAAGGGCTGGTGCTGATCAAGCATTCGCCCATGGGCAACTGGTTGATCATGGCTGTGATGGTGCTTGTCTGGGGGGCGGATATCGGCGCCTATTTCTCCGGCCGGGCATTCGGCAAGCGCAAGCTGGCGCCGGCAGTCAGTCCGGGCAAGAGTTGGGAGGGCGTCTACGGCGGCCTCGCTTTGACGCTGGCGATCACGCTGGTCGTGGGGGTGGTGCGCGATTGGTCCATCAAGGACATTATCCTGGCGCTGCTGGGGACGGCCGTCGTGGTATTTATCTCGGTGGTGGGCGACCTCACCGAAAGCATGTTCAAGCGCCAGGCCGGGATCAAGGACAGCAGCAACCTGCTGCCGGGTCATGGGGGGGTGCTGGATCGCATTGACAGCCTGACCGCGGCTATCCCGATTTTCGCTGTGCTGTTGTGGATGACTGCATCGTGA
- the uppS gene encoding polyprenyl diphosphate synthase: MEKTKQTVPSVVPRHVAIIMDGNNRWAKKRFLPGVAGHKAGVDAVRAVIEVCAEAKVEVLTLFAFSSENWQRPAEEVSALMDLFFRALRREAKRLNENNISLRIIGDRSRFHPELQAAMREAEAITAGVGRFVLQIAANYGGQWDIAQAAQRLAREVQAGHLRPDEITPELLQTCLVTGDLPLPDLCIRTGGEHRISNFLLWQLAYTELYFSDLFWPDFKHDAMRTALADFASRQRRFGKTSEQIEAGARV; the protein is encoded by the coding sequence ATGGAAAAGACCAAGCAGACTGTGCCCTCTGTGGTGCCGCGCCATGTCGCGATCATCATGGATGGTAATAATCGCTGGGCGAAGAAGCGCTTTTTGCCAGGTGTCGCCGGGCATAAAGCGGGGGTCGATGCGGTTCGGGCTGTGATCGAGGTATGCGCCGAGGCCAAGGTCGAAGTCTTGACCCTGTTTGCCTTCTCCAGTGAGAACTGGCAGCGACCCGCCGAAGAGGTCAGTGCCTTGATGGATCTGTTCTTCAGGGCCCTGCGTCGGGAGGCCAAGCGTCTCAACGAGAACAACATCAGCCTGCGTATCATTGGTGATCGCTCGCGGTTCCACCCGGAACTGCAGGCGGCCATGCGCGAAGCCGAGGCGATCACTGCCGGTGTCGGCCGTTTCGTGCTGCAGATTGCAGCCAACTACGGCGGCCAGTGGGACATTGCCCAGGCCGCCCAGCGGCTGGCCCGTGAAGTGCAGGCCGGGCATCTGCGCCCGGACGAAATCACGCCCGAACTGTTGCAAACCTGTCTGGTGACCGGCGACCTGCCGTTGCCGGACTTGTGCATCCGTACCGGTGGCGAGCACCGCATCAGCAACTTCCTGTTATGGCAGTTGGCCTATACCGAGCTGTACTTCTCCGACCTGTTCTGGCCGGACTTCAAACACGATGCCATGCGCACTGCATTGGCCGATTTCGCTTCCCGTCAGCGTCGCTTCGGTAAAACGAGCGAGCAGATCGAAGCTGGAGCCCGGGTTTAA
- the frr gene encoding ribosome recycling factor, whose translation MINEIKKDAQARMHKSLESLSHAFGQIRTGKAHPSILGSVMVPYYGADTPLSGVANVTVKDSRTLQVVAFERNMLAAVDKAIQSAGLNLNPTNLGELLLISMPALTEETRKGFTKQARSAAEDARVAVRNIRRDALGDLKKLVKDKEISEDEERRAVADIDKLTKDAEAQITKATEEKEKDLMAV comes from the coding sequence ATGATCAACGAAATCAAGAAAGACGCCCAAGCGCGTATGCACAAATCCCTGGAGTCTCTGAGCCATGCATTCGGCCAGATTCGTACCGGCAAGGCGCACCCAAGCATCCTGGGCAGCGTGATGGTGCCTTACTATGGCGCCGACACACCGCTGAGCGGCGTAGCCAACGTCACCGTTAAAGACTCGCGCACCCTGCAAGTCGTGGCTTTCGAGCGCAACATGCTCGCGGCCGTCGACAAGGCCATCCAGAGCGCCGGCCTGAACCTCAACCCGACCAACCTGGGTGAGTTGTTGCTCATCTCCATGCCGGCCTTGACCGAAGAAACCCGTAAGGGCTTCACCAAGCAGGCACGCAGTGCGGCTGAAGATGCTCGTGTTGCGGTGCGCAACATTCGTCGCGATGCCCTGGGTGACCTGAAGAAGCTGGTCAAGGACAAGGAAATCAGTGAAGACGAAGAGCGTCGTGCCGTCGCTGATATCGACAAGCTGACCAAGGACGCCGAGGCCCAGATCACCAAGGCCACGGAAGAAAAAGAAAAGGACCTGATGGCCGTATAA
- the pyrH gene encoding UMP kinase: MAQQGSGYQARYKRILLKLSGEALMGSEEFGIDPKVLDRMALEVGQLVGIGVQVGLVIGGGNLFRGAALSAAGMDRVTGDHMGMLATVMNALAMRDALERANISAIVMSAISMVGVTDHYDRRKAMRHLNSKEVVIFAAGTGNPFFTTDSAACLRAIEIDADVVLKATKVDGVYTADPFKDPHAEKFDHLTYDEVLDRKLGVMDLTAICLCRDHKMPLRVFNMNKPGALLNIVHGGAEGTLIEEGQQ, from the coding sequence ATGGCTCAGCAGGGCAGTGGTTATCAGGCTCGCTATAAACGCATTCTACTCAAGCTCAGCGGCGAGGCCCTGATGGGCTCGGAAGAGTTCGGGATCGATCCCAAGGTGCTTGATCGCATGGCGCTGGAAGTCGGCCAACTGGTCGGCATCGGCGTACAGGTAGGCCTGGTGATCGGTGGCGGCAACCTGTTCCGTGGCGCGGCACTGAGTGCGGCCGGCATGGATCGGGTAACCGGTGATCACATGGGCATGCTGGCCACTGTGATGAATGCCCTGGCCATGCGTGATGCCCTTGAGCGCGCCAACATCTCGGCTATCGTGATGTCGGCTATTTCCATGGTGGGTGTGACCGATCACTATGATCGCCGCAAGGCCATGCGCCACCTGAACTCCAAGGAAGTGGTGATCTTCGCCGCAGGTACGGGTAACCCGTTCTTCACCACCGATTCGGCGGCTTGCCTGCGCGCCATCGAGATCGATGCTGATGTGGTGCTAAAGGCCACCAAGGTAGATGGCGTATACACCGCAGACCCATTCAAAGACCCGCATGCCGAGAAGTTCGATCATCTGACCTACGATGAAGTGCTGGATCGCAAGCTGGGCGTGATGGACCTGACGGCTATTTGCCTGTGCCGCGACCACAAGATGCCGCTGCGCGTATTTAACATGAACAAGCCCGGTGCTCTGCTGAATATCGTACACGGCGGTGCGGAAGGGACTCTGATCGAGGAAGGCCAACAATGA
- the tsf gene encoding translation elongation factor Ts — protein sequence MAEITAALVKELRERTGEGMMDCKKALTKAGGDIEKAIDDMRASGAIKAAKKAGNVAAEGAIALKEDGKSAVLLEVNSQTDFLALQDDFKAFVTASVEKAFADKLTDAAPLIEAQEADRLVLVGKVGENVNIRRLVRVEGDVVGGYLHGNKIGVAVVLKGGNVELAKDIAMHVAASNPEFLLPSEVSADAIEREKAVFLSLNADKIAGKPENIVENMIKGRISKFLAEASLVEQAFVKNPEVKVGELAKKAGAEIVSFTYFKVGEGIEKPVDNFAEEVAAQLAAAKQ from the coding sequence ATGGCAGAGATTACTGCAGCGTTGGTCAAAGAACTGCGTGAGCGTACCGGCGAAGGCATGATGGATTGCAAAAAGGCCTTGACCAAGGCCGGCGGCGACATCGAAAAAGCCATTGATGACATGCGTGCTTCGGGCGCCATCAAGGCTGCCAAGAAAGCAGGCAACGTTGCCGCTGAAGGCGCCATCGCCCTGAAGGAAGACGGTAAATCCGCAGTCCTGCTGGAAGTGAACTCGCAGACCGACTTCCTAGCTCTGCAGGACGACTTCAAGGCATTCGTTACTGCCAGCGTTGAAAAAGCCTTCGCTGACAAGCTGACCGACGCCGCTCCGCTGATCGAAGCTCAAGAAGCTGATCGCCTGGTACTGGTCGGCAAGGTTGGCGAAAACGTCAACATTCGTCGCCTGGTTCGCGTTGAAGGTGATGTTGTCGGTGGTTACCTGCACGGCAACAAGATCGGTGTAGCGGTTGTTCTAAAGGGCGGCAATGTTGAGCTGGCCAAAGACATCGCTATGCACGTAGCGGCCAGCAACCCTGAGTTCCTGCTGCCGTCGGAAGTGTCTGCTGACGCTATCGAACGTGAAAAAGCCGTGTTCCTGAGCCTCAACGCTGACAAGATCGCTGGCAAGCCAGAGAACATCGTTGAAAACATGATCAAAGGCCGTATCAGCAAGTTCCTGGCAGAAGCAAGCCTGGTCGAGCAGGCGTTCGTCAAGAACCCTGAAGTCAAGGTTGGCGAACTGGCCAAGAAAGCCGGTGCTGAAATCGTTTCCTTCACTTACTTCAAAGTAGGCGAAGGCATCGAGAAGCCGGTCGACAACTTCGCAGAAGAAGTTGCTGCCCAGCTGGCTGCCGCCAAGCAATAA
- the rpsB gene encoding 30S ribosomal protein S2 has translation MSQVNMRDMLKAGVHFGHQTRYWNPKMGKYIFGARNKIHIINLEKTLPMFNEALTFVERLAQGKNKILFVGTKRSAGKIVAEEAARCGSPYVDHRWLGGMLTNFKTIRASIKRLRDLEVQAEDGTFAKLTKKEALMRTRDLEKLDRSLGGIKDMGGLPDALFVIDVDHERIAITEANKLGIPVIGVVDTNSSPEGVDYIIPGNDDAIRAIQLYMGSMADAVIRGRNHVAGGTEQFVEEAPVAAAE, from the coding sequence ATGTCCCAAGTCAACATGCGCGATATGCTGAAGGCCGGTGTGCACTTCGGTCACCAGACCCGTTACTGGAACCCGAAAATGGGTAAATACATTTTCGGCGCGCGTAACAAGATCCACATCATCAACCTTGAAAAAACCCTGCCAATGTTCAACGAAGCGCTGACCTTCGTAGAGCGCCTGGCCCAGGGCAAAAACAAGATTCTGTTCGTCGGTACCAAGCGTTCCGCTGGCAAGATCGTTGCTGAAGAAGCAGCACGTTGCGGTTCGCCGTACGTCGATCACCGCTGGTTGGGCGGCATGCTGACCAACTTCAAAACCATCCGTGCTTCCATCAAGCGTCTGCGTGACCTTGAAGTGCAAGCCGAAGACGGTACTTTCGCCAAGCTGACCAAGAAAGAGGCGCTGATGCGCACTCGCGACCTGGAAAAGCTCGATCGTTCCCTGGGTGGTATCAAGGACATGGGCGGTCTGCCTGACGCACTGTTCGTTATCGACGTTGACCACGAGCGCATCGCGATCACCGAAGCCAACAAGCTGGGCATCCCGGTTATCGGCGTAGTCGATACCAACAGCAGCCCGGAAGGCGTTGACTACATCATCCCAGGCAACGATGACGCAATCCGCGCTATCCAGTTGTACATGGGTTCGATGGCTGACGCTGTTATCCGTGGTCGCAACCACGTTGCTGGTGGTACCGAGCAGTTCGTTGAAGAAGCTCCGGTAGCTGCCGCTGAGTAA
- the map gene encoding type I methionyl aminopeptidase: protein MTVTLKTAEDIAGMRIAGKLAADVLEMIAEHVKPGVTTEELDRICHDYIVNVQKAIPAPLNYKGFPKSICTSINHVVCHGIPGDKPLKDGDTLNIDVTVIKDGYHGDTSRMFHVGTVPVWAERLSQVTQECMYKAIELVKPGCRLGDIGEVIQKHAEKNGFSVVREFCGHGIGKVFHEEPQILHYGRAGTGMELKAGMTFTIEPMINQGKADTKVLGDGWTAITKDRKLSAQWEHTLLVTDTGYEIFTLRADDTIPRISGAASA from the coding sequence ATGACCGTTACCTTGAAAACCGCCGAAGACATCGCCGGCATGCGCATCGCCGGCAAACTGGCTGCCGACGTGCTGGAAATGATCGCCGAACACGTCAAGCCCGGCGTGACCACCGAAGAGCTGGATCGCATCTGCCACGACTATATCGTCAACGTGCAAAAAGCCATCCCAGCCCCACTGAACTACAAGGGCTTCCCCAAGTCGATCTGCACCTCGATCAACCATGTGGTGTGCCACGGCATCCCAGGCGACAAGCCGCTCAAAGACGGCGACACCCTGAACATCGACGTCACCGTCATCAAGGATGGCTACCACGGCGACACCAGCCGCATGTTCCATGTCGGCACCGTGCCGGTCTGGGCCGAGCGCCTGTCCCAAGTCACCCAGGAATGCATGTACAAGGCCATCGAACTGGTCAAGCCCGGTTGCCGCCTGGGCGATATCGGCGAAGTGATCCAGAAGCACGCGGAAAAGAACGGCTTCTCGGTCGTGCGTGAGTTCTGTGGCCATGGCATCGGCAAGGTGTTCCACGAAGAGCCGCAGATCCTGCACTACGGCCGCGCCGGCACCGGCATGGAACTCAAAGCGGGCATGACCTTCACCATCGAACCGATGATCAACCAGGGCAAGGCCGACACCAAGGTGCTGGGCGACGGCTGGACCGCCATCACCAAGGACCGCAAGCTCTCGGCCCAGTGGGAGCATACCCTGCTGGTCACCGATACTGGCTACGAGATCTTCACCCTGCGCGCCGACGACACGATCCCGCGCATTTCGGGTGCAGCTTCGGCGTAA
- a CDS encoding [protein-PII] uridylyltransferase, giving the protein MPQVDPELFDRGQFQAELALKASPIAAFKKAIRQAREVLDERFRSGRDIRRLIEDRAWFVDNILQKAWEQFSWSEDADIALVAVGGYGRGELHPYSDIDLLILLDSADHEIFRDSIERFLTLLWDIGLEVGQSVRSVAECAEEARADLTVITNLMESRTIAGPERLRQRMLEVTSTAHMWPSKDFFLAKRAEQKARHHKYNDTEYNLEPNVKGSPGGLRDIQTILWVARRQYGTLNLRALAGEGFLVESENALLASSQEFLWKVRYALHMLAGRAEDRLLFDHQRSIATLLGFEGEDAKTSIESFMQQYYRVVMSIAQLSDLIIQHFEEVILAPEDEAPPQPINARFQLHDGYIEARNDNVFRRTPFAMLEIFVLMAQQPEIKGVRADTIRLLRENRHLIDDDFRHDIRNTSLFIELFKCKIGIHRNLRRMNRYGILGLYLPEFGFIVGQMQHDLFHIYTVDAHTLNLIKHLRKLQYTQVSEKFPLASKLMAKLPKPELIYLAGLYHDIGKGRHGDHSEVGAVDAEAFCQRHQLPLWDSRLIVWLVQNHLVMSTTAQRKDLSDPQVIHDFAQIVGDETRLDYLYVLTVSDINATNPTLWNSWRASLLRQLYTETKRALRRGLENPVDREEQIRRTQSAALDILVRGGNDPDDVEQLWSQLGDDYFLRHTAGDVAWHTDAILQQPADGGPLVLIKETTQREFEGGTQIFIYAPDQHDFFAVTVAAMDQLNLNIHDARVITSSSQFTLDTYIVLDTEGESIGDNPARVKKIREGLTEALRNPDDYPTIIQRRVPRQLKHFAFAPQVTISNDAQRPVTVLELSAPDRPGLLARVGGIFLEFDLSLQNAKIATLGERVEDVFFITDADNQPLSDPELCRRLQEAIVQQLSVNQESGVEPSRLSI; this is encoded by the coding sequence ATGCCCCAGGTGGATCCCGAACTCTTCGACCGTGGCCAGTTCCAGGCCGAACTGGCCCTGAAAGCAAGCCCCATTGCCGCTTTCAAGAAGGCTATCCGCCAGGCCCGCGAGGTGCTCGACGAGCGCTTTCGCAGCGGCCGGGACATCCGTCGGCTGATCGAGGACCGTGCCTGGTTCGTCGATAACATCCTGCAAAAGGCCTGGGAACAGTTCAGTTGGAGCGAAGACGCCGATATCGCCCTGGTGGCGGTCGGCGGCTATGGTCGCGGCGAACTGCACCCCTACTCCGACATCGACCTGCTGATCCTGCTGGACAGCGCCGACCATGAGATCTTTCGCGATTCCATCGAGCGCTTTCTGACGCTGCTGTGGGATATCGGCCTAGAAGTCGGCCAGAGCGTGCGCTCGGTGGCCGAGTGCGCCGAAGAGGCCCGTGCCGACCTCACCGTGATCACCAACCTGATGGAAAGCCGCACCATCGCCGGCCCCGAGCGCCTGCGCCAGCGCATGCTCGAAGTCACCAGCACCGCCCACATGTGGCCGAGCAAGGACTTCTTCCTGGCCAAACGCGCCGAGCAGAAGGCCCGGCACCATAAGTACAACGATACCGAATACAACCTGGAACCGAACGTCAAAGGCTCGCCGGGCGGGCTGCGGGATATCCAGACGATTTTGTGGGTTGCCCGTCGCCAGTACGGCACCCTGAACCTGCGGGCCCTGGCCGGCGAAGGCTTCCTGGTGGAGAGCGAAAACGCCCTGCTGGCCTCGTCCCAGGAATTCCTGTGGAAAGTGCGCTACGCCCTGCACATGCTCGCCGGACGCGCCGAAGACCGCCTGCTGTTCGACCATCAGCGCTCCATCGCCACCCTGCTGGGGTTTGAAGGCGAAGATGCGAAGACCAGCATCGAAAGCTTCATGCAGCAGTACTACCGGGTGGTCATGAGCATTGCCCAGCTCAGCGACCTGATCATCCAGCACTTCGAGGAAGTGATCCTGGCCCCCGAAGACGAAGCGCCGCCGCAACCGATCAATGCGCGCTTCCAACTGCACGACGGCTATATCGAGGCGCGCAACGACAACGTATTCCGCCGCACCCCGTTCGCCATGCTGGAAATCTTCGTGCTCATGGCCCAGCAGCCGGAAATCAAAGGCGTGCGCGCCGACACCATCCGCCTGCTGAGGGAAAACCGTCACCTGATCGACGACGACTTCCGCCACGACATTCGCAACACCAGCCTGTTCATCGAGCTGTTCAAATGCAAGATCGGCATCCACCGCAACCTGCGACGGATGAACCGTTACGGCATTCTCGGGCTCTACCTGCCGGAGTTCGGCTTTATCGTCGGGCAGATGCAGCACGACCTGTTCCACATTTATACGGTGGACGCCCACACCCTGAACCTGATCAAGCACCTGCGTAAGCTGCAGTACACCCAGGTGTCAGAGAAATTCCCGCTGGCCAGCAAGCTCATGGCCAAGCTGCCCAAGCCGGAACTGATCTACCTGGCCGGCCTGTACCACGACATCGGCAAAGGCCGGCACGGCGACCATTCGGAGGTCGGCGCGGTCGACGCCGAGGCATTCTGCCAGCGCCACCAGTTGCCATTGTGGGACAGCCGCCTGATCGTCTGGCTGGTGCAGAACCACTTGGTGATGTCGACCACCGCCCAGCGCAAGGACTTGTCCGACCCCCAGGTCATCCACGACTTCGCGCAGATCGTCGGCGACGAAACCCGCCTCGACTACCTGTACGTGCTGACCGTCTCCGACATCAACGCCACCAACCCGACGCTGTGGAACTCCTGGCGCGCCAGCCTGTTGCGCCAGCTCTACACCGAAACCAAGCGCGCCTTGCGCCGAGGCCTGGAAAATCCGGTGGACCGCGAAGAGCAGATCCGCCGCACCCAAAGCGCGGCCCTGGATATCCTGGTGCGCGGCGGCAACGACCCGGATGATGTCGAGCAGCTGTGGTCGCAGTTGGGCGACGACTATTTCCTGCGCCACACCGCTGGCGATGTCGCCTGGCACACCGACGCCATTCTGCAACAGCCGGCCGATGGTGGCCCGCTGGTGCTGATCAAGGAAACCACCCAGCGCGAGTTCGAGGGCGGCACACAGATCTTCATCTATGCGCCCGACCAGCACGACTTCTTCGCCGTGACCGTGGCCGCCATGGACCAGCTCAACCTGAACATCCATGACGCCCGGGTGATCACCTCCAGCAGCCAGTTCACCCTCGACACCTACATCGTGCTCGACACCGAGGGCGAGTCCATCGGCGACAATCCGGCGCGGGTGAAAAAGATCCGCGAAGGCCTGACCGAAGCGCTGCGCAACCCGGATGACTACCCGACCATCATCCAGCGCCGGGTACCGCGCCAGCTCAAGCACTTCGCTTTCGCGCCCCAGGTGACCATCTCCAACGACGCACAGCGCCCGGTGACGGTGCTCGAGCTCAGCGCCCCGGACCGCCCAGGCCTGCTGGCGCGGGTCGGCGGGATCTTCCTGGAGTTCGACCTGTCGTTACAGAACGCCAAGATCGCGACCCTCGGCGAGCGCGTGGAAGACGTGTTCTTCATTACCGATGCGGATAACCAGCCGTTGTCCGACCCTGAGCTGTGCCGGCGCTTGCAGGAAGCCATCGTCCAACAGTTGAGCGTCAACCAGGAAAGCGGCGTGGAGCCATCGCGCCTGAGTATCTGA
- the dapC gene encoding succinyldiaminopimelate transaminase: MNNALNQLQPYPFEKLRALLGSVTPNPDKRPIALSIGEPKHKSPAFVAEALSNNLDQMAVYPTTLGIPALREAIAAWCERRFNVPKGWLDPARNILPVNGTREALFAFTQTVVNRSDDALVVSPNPFYQIYEGAAFLAGAKPHYLPCLDENGFNPDFDAVSPDIWRRCQILFLCSPGNPTGALIPVDTLKKLIALADEYDFVIAADECYSELYFDEQTPPPGLLSACVELGRQDFKRCVVFHSLSKRSNLPGLRSGFVAGDADILKGFLLYRTYHGCAMPVQTQLASIAAWQDEAHVRANRDLYREKFDAVLAILKPVLDVQNPDGSFYLWPNVNGDDAAFCRDLFMEEHVTVVPGSYLSREVDGVNPGAGRVRMALVAPLAECVEAAERIRDFIQRRR; the protein is encoded by the coding sequence ATGAACAACGCCCTGAACCAGCTGCAGCCCTACCCGTTCGAAAAACTGCGCGCCCTGCTGGGCAGCGTCACGCCAAACCCGGACAAGCGCCCGATCGCGCTGTCCATCGGCGAACCCAAGCACAAATCCCCGGCGTTCGTCGCCGAGGCCCTGAGCAACAATCTCGACCAGATGGCGGTGTACCCGACCACCCTGGGCATCCCGGCCCTGCGCGAAGCGATTGCTGCCTGGTGCGAACGTCGCTTCAACGTGCCCAAAGGCTGGCTGGACCCGGCGCGCAATATCCTGCCGGTCAACGGCACCCGCGAAGCGCTGTTCGCCTTCACCCAGACCGTGGTCAACCGTAGCGACGATGCGCTGGTGGTCAGCCCGAACCCGTTCTATCAAATCTACGAAGGCGCCGCGTTCCTGGCCGGGGCCAAGCCGCATTACCTGCCCTGCCTCGACGAAAACGGCTTCAACCCGGATTTCGATGCGGTCTCGCCCGACATCTGGAGACGCTGCCAGATCCTGTTCCTGTGCTCCCCAGGCAACCCGACCGGCGCCTTGATCCCGGTCGACACCCTGAAAAAACTCATCGCCCTGGCCGACGAATACGACTTCGTGATCGCCGCCGACGAGTGCTACAGCGAACTCTACTTCGACGAACAGACCCCGCCGCCGGGCCTGCTCAGCGCCTGTGTCGAGCTGGGCCGCCAGGACTTCAAGCGTTGCGTGGTGTTCCATAGCCTGTCCAAGCGCTCCAACCTGCCGGGCCTGCGCTCCGGCTTCGTGGCCGGCGACGCGGATATCCTCAAGGGCTTCTTGCTGTACCGCACCTACCATGGCTGCGCGATGCCAGTGCAAACCCAGCTGGCCAGCATCGCCGCCTGGCAGGACGAAGCCCACGTGCGGGCCAACCGTGACCTGTATCGCGAAAAATTCGACGCAGTGCTGGCGATTCTCAAGCCGGTGCTGGACGTGCAAAACCCGGATGGCAGCTTCTACCTGTGGCCGAATGTGAATGGCGACGATGCTGCGTTCTGCCGCGACCTGTTCATGGAAGAGCACGTGACCGTGGTGCCGGGCTCGTACCTGTCACGGGAGGTCGACGGCGTCAACCCCGGCGCCGGGCGTGTGCGCATGGCCCTGGTCGCGCCATTGGCGGAGTGCGTGGAAGCGGCTGAGCGGATTCGCGACTTTATTCAGCGTCGTCGGTAA
- a CDS encoding type II toxin-antitoxin system YhaV family toxin: MTESTVHIENGWALYAHPFFVLRLEELTADIERAAISDPEGFHHHPAYKLFDAVTGNVLRTVPANPAHPCYRQGKTLGREFLHWFRVKKQGLLPRYRLFFQFRSEAPKTIIYAWLNDERTLRKAGDKNDVYAVFTAMLKGGKMPNSFAELIAVCEGLHLDDAATGTEEE, from the coding sequence GTGACTGAAAGTACTGTTCATATCGAAAACGGGTGGGCGCTTTATGCCCACCCGTTTTTCGTTCTACGTCTGGAGGAACTTACCGCTGATATAGAGCGAGCCGCAATCAGCGACCCTGAAGGCTTTCATCATCACCCTGCGTATAAGTTGTTTGATGCTGTAACCGGTAACGTTCTGCGAACCGTTCCTGCTAACCCGGCGCATCCTTGTTATCGGCAAGGCAAGACCCTGGGGCGCGAGTTCTTGCATTGGTTTCGGGTGAAAAAGCAGGGGCTCTTGCCGCGTTATCGATTGTTCTTTCAGTTCAGATCGGAGGCGCCGAAGACCATCATTTACGCCTGGCTGAATGATGAGCGAACCCTTCGAAAGGCTGGTGATAAAAACGACGTCTACGCCGTTTTTACAGCGATGTTGAAAGGCGGGAAAATGCCAAACTCTTTTGCTGAACTGATAGCCGTATGCGAGGGGCTACATCTTGATGACGCGGCGACAGGTACCGAGGAAGAGTAA
- a CDS encoding AbrB/MazE/SpoVT family DNA-binding domain-containing protein, whose translation MSKSNVVSFTEKKAELQAGVGFLELLDDDIKANPDSVQPLSRGLVQRIETLRAKADANRRRELQEG comes from the coding sequence ATGTCTAAAAGCAATGTCGTCTCGTTTACCGAAAAGAAAGCGGAGTTGCAGGCTGGCGTAGGGTTTCTGGAGTTGCTTGATGACGATATCAAGGCAAATCCAGACAGTGTCCAGCCCCTCTCTCGTGGTTTGGTGCAACGAATTGAAACGCTTCGCGCCAAGGCAGACGCCAATCGGCGTCGTGAGCTGCAAGAAGGTTGA